The sequence GTTCGCTCATCGAGCGTCGATACCGACAGGTACATGCCTACCAGCGCGTTCATCAGCCCGTGTTCCGTGCACGGGTCATGCGGGCCTACGACCAGCGATGCGCGATGTGTTCCCTGCGCCATGTGTCGCTGTTGGACGCGGCGCACATCCGGCGGGACGCACATCCGATGGGGATCGCGGCGGTGTCGAACGGCATGGCGCTATGCAAGATCCACCATGCGGCATACGACCAGAACATCCTGGGGATCCGTCCCGACCTGGTGGTACAGGTGCGGGCGGACATATTGGAGGAACTGGACGGGCCGATGCTGCTCCACGGTCTGCAGGAGATGGCCGGAGTTCGCCTCGCCGTTCCGCGGCACCGCGTCGAGAAGCCGAGTCAAGACGCCGTCGAGGAACGCTACGCCGAGTTCCTGGCCGCGACGCCCTGACCTGTATTCGCATGCGCGTGTCGCCCCTTGCATGTCGGCTGCGGCCAAGGAAAGTAGCTTGAATCTACATAGATTCGATCTACATGGCGCCACCTAAGCAGTGTCGCGAATGCGTGCGATGCCGTCTCACTTACTGCCGACCAGGGCCTCGTCGCGCAAGACGTCGAGGTTCATGAACCGCACGTCGCTGTCGCAGAGCTCGCGCATCTGCGCTGCGATGCGCTGGGTCTCGGGGAGTTCGCTGTTGCGCATCGCGGCTTCGTAGGACGGGAATTCGATGATGTCCACGTAGCGGCCGGTGCGGTCGCGGTCCTGGGTGTGTAGGTCGTGGGTGGCTGTGCGCTTGCCTTCGGTTGCTGTGATCCACTCGTCGAGTAGCTTGTCGAACTCCTCGGCGTGGGTCGTTTCGTATTCCATGATCTGGATGAACGCCGTCATTTTCACGCCTCCTTGCCTGCGGTGAAGTAGTTGTAGACGTTGTACACGGTCAGTGATGTGGCGGGTTCGACGCCGACCTTTGCTGTGTAGGGGAGGATGTGGCTTTCGGCGAAGGCCTCGAAGGTGGCGCGGTCCTGCCAGACGTCGATGGTGCGTGCGCCGCCTTCGATTTCGGTGACCCAGTGGAACAGGCCGCCGTCTGCGCCGCCGGTCTTTGGGGCGAAGCCCATCAGGTCCATCACTTCGTCGTATTGGCGCATCTTGCCTTGGAACTCCATGACCACTGCGATGGGCGTGATTGTGTTCGCGAGTGTCCCGGCGGTCAGGTAGTTGTAGACGTCGTCGAACGTGGTTGTCGGCGGGTCTGTGATGCCCGCCTGGCGGCTGAGGGGTGCGATCTGGTCGCGGGCGAACTCCTCGAAGCGTTCGCGGCTGGTCCAGACGTCGGTGAGTGTCATGCCGGCGCCGTCGACTCTTGCCCAGTGGAACAACAGTCCCGACGGGCCTGGCCCGCGTGGAGTGAGACCCATCAGCGCGCATGTGCGGTCGTACTGGTCGGTAGTGGTGGTGGGGAAGTTCAGCGTGACTCCGACGGACATGGCCGTACTCCTTTCCGGAGTCGGAAGCCTTCTCCTCACCCTAGGCCTGGCCGGCGTGACCAGGACCTGGGCGGAGCGGTGCGGTGCCCGGACCTGCGCGAGCTTAGGGACTTCTAGGCCATTCGGTTGACCCGGCATCCCGTCTACGATCAGTGCGCCGGCTGGCTGTCGGCGCCGATGTGCGACGAGGGCACGAGGAGACACTGATGGCACAGCAGAACGGGCCGATATCCCAGCAGCAGCAGCCGCTTCCGGATTCGGCCAGGGGGCGGCTCGCACAGTCGCAGCAGGGGCGGCCCTGCTTCACCTCGGATCTGTCGGTGAACGAGTTCGTCTTGGCCACGCAGGCCGGGTTCACGCCTGTTGGGCTGGTGATGGGGACGAGCATCTATCACATCGGGATTCAGCCGACGCGGTGGAACACCAGTCAGGAGCTGGGTGTCCTGACGCAGGCGATGTACACCGCGCGGGAGTTGGCGATGGCGCGGATGGAGGCTGAGGCCGACGTGCTGGGTGCCGACGGCATCATCGGGGTGGAGGTGCGGGCGCGGCGGTATGCGTTCTCGGCCGAGATCATGGAGTTCGTCGCTGTGGGGACGGCCATCAAGGCCGAGAACAGTGCCGCGCCGTTGCGGACGCCTGCGGGGCGGCCGTTCACCTCGCACCTGTCGGGGCAGGACTTCTGGACCCTGTGGCAGCACGGATGGGTTCCGCGTGCGCTGGTGCTGGGGACCTGCGTCTACCACGTCGCGCACCTCACCTTCCGGCAGGCGCTCCAGGCCTCGGGCCAGAACACGGAGCTGGCCACCTACACGCAAGCGGTCTACGACGCCCGCGAGATCGCGATGAGCCGCATGCAGTACGAGGGCAACCAGGTCGGCGCGGACGGCATCGTCGGGGTCACGGTGCATGAGAACGACTGGGTGTGGGGCGAGCACGCCATCGAGTTCTTCGCGATGGGTACCGCGGTCAGCAAGCTGCATCAGGACGCGTCGCCGGTGTCGCCGCAGATGACGATGCCCTTGTCAGGCTGAGGAACGCTGCAAATATTGGGCGGGCGCCTGGCAGTTCGGTGCCGGCGCCCGCGACATCGCATCGCTATCGAGCACGGACAAGCGGCGGGTTCAACCGCGCGAAGGCCTCCTGCCGCTCGTAAGGGAAGTACGGATAGGGCGCCTCCTTCCCGCTCGCCGCGTCGAGCCGCGCGACCTGCTCCGCGCTCAACTCCCACCCGACCGCGCCGAGGTTCTGCCGCAGCTGCTCCTCATTGCGCGCCCCGATGATGACGGACGAGATGGTCGGCCGCCGCAGCAGCCAGTTGATGGCGACCTGCGGCACGGCCTTCCCCGTCTCCGCCGCGATCTCGTCCAGCACGTCCACCACCGCGAACAGCCGCTCGTCCTCGACCGGCGGTCCGAATTCCGCCGTCTGGTGCAGCCTGCTCCCCGCCGGCAGCGGCTGTCCGCGCCGGATCCGTCCGGTCAGCCGGCCCCAGCCGAGCGGGCTCCACACCAGCGCGCCGACCCCCTGATCGGCGGCCAGGGGCATCAGCTCCCACTCGTAGTCGCGGCCGACGAGCGAGTAGTAGACCTGGTGCGCCACATAGCGCGGCGCGTGCAGACGGTCGGCGGCGGCGAGGGACTTCATCAGCTGCCAGCCCGAGAAGTTCGACGCGCCGACGTAGCGGATCTTGCCCGCGCGGACCAGATCATCGAGGGCTGACACGCTCTCGTCGACCGGTGTGTGCGCGTCGAATGCGTGCAGCTGGAACAGATCGATGTAGTCGGTCCCCAGGCGCCGCAACGCATTCTCGGTCGCCTTCACCAGCCGCGACCGTGACGTCCCCGCGTCCTGCGGGCCGTCGCCGACGGGCAGGCCGGCCTTGGTCGACAGGAGTACCTGGTCGCGCCGCCCCTTGATTGCCGCGCCGAGCACCTCCTCGGACGCCCCGTCGGAGTAGACGTCCGCGGTGTCGAACAGCGTCACCCCCGCGTCCAGGCTGACGTCGATCAGCCGCCGCGCCTCGCGGGCGTCGGTGTCGCCCCACGCGCTGAACAGCGCCCCCTTGCCGCCGAACGTGCCCGCGCCGAAGCTCAGAGCGGGGACGACGAGTCCCGAGTCGCCCAGCCGTCGGTATTCCATGGCGAACTCCCGCCTCCGTTTGAACTAACGGGACTACAGTCCCGTTAACTTATGAGACCAAGGTAGCACTGTCGCGGCGCTAAAGGGAACTGGGGACCTGTTAGGGCTAGAAGGCCTTATGGGTGGCTGTACCGACCAGCTGGCGGACGAGCGAGGCCGGGACGCTGCCGACGCCGAAGACGGCCACCTCGACGTAGACCTGCCCCTTGCGTATGACGATCACGTCGCCGCCGTACGTGACACCTGAGCGGAGAGCGGTCAGCTGCAGGGCGTAGCTCGCATCGCCATAGGACGAGAACGTCGTCGTCGCCAGGCGCGTCGAGTCGGTACCGGACGCCGGCGTCGCAGAACACGAACTCGCAGCCTTCTGGGCCGCCGACCAAACATCGCGAACCTGCGGATCCGGCCCCGAAGCAAGGATCTCCTGAAGGAACGGCCCGTACTCCGACTGCTGGAAATCAACCTCGGCCCGCGCGGGAAGCCGCGCTGTGGCGTCAGCCGTGATCGCCGAGCACGGAGCTGTCACCGAACTGACCGTGGACGGCGGCGAAACCGCCCAGCCGAACGGCAGATCGGACGTCGCCAGCGACGCTGTCTTGAGCTGTGGGGTGGATTGTTGGCCGCGGTGCGCTGACGAAGAGCATGAGGTGCAAGCGAAGAGCAATGTCGAAACGACCAAGAACGCCGGTGCGGTGATGCGGTTCATACGCTTCGCCTCCTGTGGGGAGGTTACCGCCGTGGCGAAGTCATGAACCTCTCACGCGGAACATTTGGGCAGCGTGGTCAACGCCGAAGCCCGCAACACATAAGCGTCGTAAGTCAGATCCGGCGACTTCACATCCCCGAGCGGGTAGTACACCGCCACCGCGTCGCCGTTCGTCAGTGCACTGCCATACTGCTTCGTCACCTGCGTGAAGGAACCGGTCTTCAAATCCGCGGCGAACGTCGCCGTCGAGTCCGTCCACGTCACCACATCGCCCGAGGCTCCGAGGGAATCCATCGCGTCGCCCTCGTCCGCGGTGTGGACCGTGACGGCGGCGGGCATCCCGGCGTGCCACGCGTACAGCGTCCGGTAGTCGGCGCTGGTCCAGGCCCACGTGGAACCGTCGCTCGCGATCGCCGCCGGAGCGGTCTGGGCCTGGGCCAGCGGCGCGGGAAGTGTCGCGGGGGCGCCGGTGGCGGTCGAGACGGCCGCCAGGGTCACCGGTCCGTCGGCCTGCAACGCCTCGGTCCAGACCAGGAGGTCGCCGGCGAACAGGGAGGAGCCCAGGTGGCCGGTGTGGACGACCTTGTCGTGGCCGGCTGCGAGGTCGTAGAGGTGGACCTGCTGCGTGCCGTCGGCCAGGCCCTGGACCCAAGTCGCCTTGCCGCCGCGGACCTGCGGCCACTCGACCGGGGCGTTCGGCGCGGTGCCGGGGTCGCTGGCGATGATGTGGGGCGCGGCAGAGCCCTGCGAATCCCAGGCGTACAGATCCCAGGCTCCGGTGAGCTGCTGCGAGTGGTCGGCCATGAAGATGAGCCAGCGGCCGTCGAAGCTGACCAGTCCGTAGCCGGCGTACGGTGCGGACAGCGTGAAGACGGTCTGTTGCTTGCTGCCGTGATCACGCGACCAGATGAGGTTCTTCAAGTTCTGGACGCCGTTGCCGTCCATGGCGAAGAACGACGATCCGTCCGGCGCGACCGCTGCCGGGACCAGCGTCTCGCCGGTCTTCGTGGCGATGGCGCCCGACGTTTCGGCCTGAGTCAATGCGGCGGGAACGGCCACGGAGCAGAAGGCCGTGCTCGACGGAGTGGGCGTCGTCGAAGGCTGAGAAGAGCGCGCCTGGACGCTGGGCTTTGCACCGCTGGAACCGGAGCACGCCGAAGCACACGCGCCTGCCGTCACGATCACAGCCACAGCGGCCAGCAGACGGTGTCTCGTTTTGGTGGCAGCCACTGTCGGCCTCCGTATCGCGGTGATGGTGATGGTGATGGTGGCGGTGATGGCAGGACGGAACCCGCGATGGCGGCCGGGATCGGCGGCCATCGCGGGTTCCGAGGTGCGGCAGGGGGACCGCACGTCCGTCGGGCCGACGTCTACCAGTAGTAGCCGCGGCCGCCCAAAATGCGGACCAGCAGGGAGGAGCTGATGTTCGAGTACGCCGGGACGGTGCTCCAGACCGTGGTGGCGGGGTCCGCGTAGTGCGTGGTCGCGCCGCTGTCGAAGTACCCGTCGATGGCGATGTAGTGGTAGATCAGTTCATTGGGATGCCCGGCCAGGTGGGGGCCGCCGGGGACCTCGTAGGCGTTGCCGACCACGCCGTTGCCGGAGTTGATGTCGGACACCAGGTGGCTCTCGTAGCCGGAGACGTAGCTGGACCACGCGCCGGACTCGAAGACCTCGTCGTACTTGAAGCCGCCGGAATAGGCGTTCAGGGCGCTGAGCATGCTGCCCATGTCGGTGCCGTTGGTGGTGGTGTTGAGCACGCCGGCGGCCCAGGT is a genomic window of Catenulispora sp. MAP5-51 containing:
- a CDS encoding heavy metal-binding domain-containing protein, yielding MAQQNGPISQQQQPLPDSARGRLAQSQQGRPCFTSDLSVNEFVLATQAGFTPVGLVMGTSIYHIGIQPTRWNTSQELGVLTQAMYTARELAMARMEAEADVLGADGIIGVEVRARRYAFSAEIMEFVAVGTAIKAENSAAPLRTPAGRPFTSHLSGQDFWTLWQHGWVPRALVLGTCVYHVAHLTFRQALQASGQNTELATYTQAVYDAREIAMSRMQYEGNQVGADGIVGVTVHENDWVWGEHAIEFFAMGTAVSKLHQDASPVSPQMTMPLSG
- a CDS encoding aldo/keto reductase, producing the protein MEYRRLGDSGLVVPALSFGAGTFGGKGALFSAWGDTDAREARRLIDVSLDAGVTLFDTADVYSDGASEEVLGAAIKGRRDQVLLSTKAGLPVGDGPQDAGTSRSRLVKATENALRRLGTDYIDLFQLHAFDAHTPVDESVSALDDLVRAGKIRYVGASNFSGWQLMKSLAAADRLHAPRYVAHQVYYSLVGRDYEWELMPLAADQGVGALVWSPLGWGRLTGRIRRGQPLPAGSRLHQTAEFGPPVEDERLFAVVDVLDEIAAETGKAVPQVAINWLLRRPTISSVIIGARNEEQLRQNLGAVGWELSAEQVARLDAASGKEAPYPYFPYERQEAFARLNPPLVRAR
- a CDS encoding C39 family peptidase, coding for MRTKPTAAAVRRPLIGGAAVLLALGAGVSTAAAAAPATPASAGAQASATVTPDAGPVSKGSGWAELTPSQQGEQRNYWCGPAALVSTLKESGHGTRTQTWAAGVLNTTTNGTDMGSMLSALNAYSGGFKYDEVFESGAWSSYVSGYESHLVSDINSGNGVVGNAYEVPGGPHLAGHPNELIYHYIAIDGYFDSGATTHYADPATTVWSTVPAYSNISSSLLVRILGGRGYYW